Genomic segment of Calderihabitans maritimus:
GTAGGTACCGTTGATGCCCCCGATGGAACCCGTTCTCTCCTCTGGATCCAAATGGACAAAATGTCTCATGCTTTAGGTCCGGGAAGAGAATGCCAGGACTGTCACGGGACGGGACGGCAAGTATATGAGGCCCGGTGGACTTACAGCGGTCAGGGGGTGACGGAGAAAATATCAGGAAGCCACCTTGTGGAGGCAGATGAAAAAGGACTGCGGATTACCCAGATTAAAGTACAAGATCCGGTTCCTGTAGGTGAAGGATATCGACTGGTAAATTTCGCCTATTGGATTTATGGAGAGAGCTTCCGGGTGCCGGGAGATTTTTCCTTGCCCCAGATTGATACTGAATTTTATCGAGGTGACCCGCATAAAGTAAAAGCGCAATAGAGCGGGGACTGTTATGGGAAATGATTTTGAGCCAGACGCGAAGAAAGGGTAATGAAAAACTAGAGGAGGTTTCGAAAATAAAGTAAATTATTTTATTTTTTTTATTTTTTTATTATACAAATACGCGTTTAATCATGGTTCACATCGGCACGCGTGGGACTTACACCCATAACCTTTTCCTGAAAGAACAACTCAGTGCCGTCAGTAAAGATAAGTTTTACTGAGATCCAGAAATCTAATGTTTGACAGGCCTGTTTTTGAGGTATATTATATTATTTGGTCAATATAATTGCGTAAGTTCTGAAAAGTATTTATTAATGGTTTAAGTTTTTTAATGAAGCTTTTACGATAAAGGTGGTGAGGGGTTATGCGTTCCCTCAAGCAGCAACTTCTATTTTTAGTAATTGGACCGTTGCTCCTGCTGTCCATCAGCACGACTTTTATTATTGGAATTCATATGAAAGACCGTGCTGAACTGGCTGCCATAACCAAGGCTAAAAGTGACCTGGCAACGGGTGAAGCCATTATCGATTTGATGTACCCCGGTCCCTGGGAAGTACGAGACGGCGTCCTTTACAAAGGTGGAGTCAAGATTAATAATAATTTCATTCCGGTAGATTTTATCGCTAATTTAACTGGCGATACGGTGACTATTTTTCTCGGTGATACCCGTGTTTCTACTACAGTGCGTAATAAGAACGGTGAAAGGGCGATAGGAACTAAGGTTTCGGATATTGTAGCCACTACCGTACTAAAATACGGTCAGGAATACCTTGGAGAAGCTAATGTGGTAGGTGAGTATTACCAGACGGCATACAAACCTATCCGTAATCAACAAGGGAATATTATTGGAATGCTGTACGTCGGAATTTCCAAAAAATTTTCTAATCAAATGATCCGCAACTCCCTAATAACTCTTGTAATCATCAGCGGAGGGTTAACTCTTTTGGTAGCTCTGGGGGCCTGGTATTTTACCCAGCAGGTAATTATCGGTCCGCTCCAAAAGATAACTATGGGTACCAGAGAGGTAGCTTCCGGTTATCTTGGGAATAAATTGGAAATTAAGAGCCAGAACGAAATTGGCGAACTTGCCGCTGCTTTCAACCAAATGGTGGAAGGGCTGCAACGTCTGGCCTTACAAATTTCTAAAGCTACCGGGAATGCTGGGAACGGTGCTGAAGGTAACCTTCCTGATGAAAATGGGAAAAAGCAAAGTCCTGGTTTCAACACTGAGAAAGCGGATGTAGAAGATGAATTACCCAAAGGTTTAAATGAGGTGACTTTAAGGCAAATATTGGCTTTTTTAGAAAGCAAAGATATAGCCATGTCTGCAGAGGAAGTAGGGGAGGGGGTTAATCTAACCAGGGTAACGGCGCGCCGCTACCTGGAATATTTAGAGAAAAACGGACATGTAGAGGTAGAACTCAAATATGGTACCGTAGGCAGACCTGTAAAATTATACAAAAAGATTTCCTAAGATCCCGGCAAGGGGTCTTTTTTATTGGGTTTTGAAAATTAAGATCTATAAATTAATTTTATTTAATTTAAAAATTTGTGCCCTGTTTTCTTTAATTTAATTATTTACAAAAAGTTGTACTGGCTAAGAAAAATTGTTAAATTCATTTTGCTACAATTTTTTGAATTTTAGTCTTTTGTTTGAATAAAGCAAAAGCTAAAGCTACCGGCGCTAATGACTTGATAATAAAGCCATTAGCGCTCAGGCTTTAGAGTTGTCCGATGGGCATTTTTATTCAGTCATTCTTACTAACTAAAGGGGGTGGTGCAAATAAGGGAGGGGGCAATGGCCGCGAGAATTTCCAGAAGAGATCTTCTCAACATTTCAGGCGTAACTGCCGCTACTATTACTGCAGCCCAGCCGGATAACAGTATGCAAATTTTGAGTTAACAGCGAGATGTTAAGAGATGAAATATTTATATTAGTTTGAAAATAATGAAAAATTATTACTTTTAAAAGAATTCTGGAAGGGAGGTCTGAAGAAAACGATGGCTGGATTAAGTAGGAGAGCATTTCTCAAATCTTTAGGTGCCAGTACTCTTGGTCTGTCTTTTCTGGGAGGGATTACTGATTCTGCTGATGCTTCACAAAAATCACCTATTGACCTGGGACCTTACCGCTTGAAGTTTACCCGGGAGACTACCACTATTTGTCCTTACTGTGCTGTGGGTTGCGGTATTATTGTTCACACTCAAGAAGGTAAGGTCGTTTATACTGAGGGAGATCCAGACCATCCCATTAATGAAGGATCCCTTTGCCCTAAAGGATTATCCATTTCTGATTTAAGTTTTATAGTGGACAAGAATAACAAACGTGTGCCAAATCCTAGACGTTTAACCAAAGTTTTATATCGCGCGCCTAGAAGTGACAGGTGGGAAGAAAAGCCTTGGGACTGGGCGCTGAATAAAATAGCTGAAAGGGTTAAGGCAACCCGTGATGCTACCTTTGAGATCAAGGATGAAAACGGGGTTGTGGTAAATCGCACCCAGGCCATTGCTCATTTGGGCAGCGCTTCTATTGATAACGAAGAAAACTATTTAATGCACAAGTTGGCCCGGGCTCTGGGTATTATCAACATTGAACACCATGCCCGTCTCTGACATTCCACTACTGTGGCCGGTCTGGCCAATTCGTTTGGTAGAGGAGCAATGACCAATCACTGGATTGATTATAAGAATTCAGATGCCTTTTTGGTCATAGGTGCCAACCCTGCCGAAAACCATCCGCTGGCCATGAAATGGATTAACAAGGCCAGAGAGACCAGAGGGGCTAAGCTTATCGTAGTAGACCCGCGATTTAGCAAAACCGCAGCTCAGGCGGACATTTATGTGCGCCACAGACCTGGCAGTGACATTGCGTTTATCAACGGTCTTATGAACTACGCCATCCAAAACAATCTGTATCACCACGAATATGTGGTGAACTATACCAATGCTTCCTTCTTGGTTAATCCGGAGTATGGCTTCCACGATGGCTTATTTTCAGGATTTGTTGATGGAAAATACGACAGAAATTCATGGCAGTACCAAAAAGATGGAGACGAAATTAAAAAAGATCCCACCCTGCAGGATCCTAACTGTGTATTCCAGTTGCTGAAGAAACATGTATCCAGGTATGATATTAAAACCGTGAGCGAAATAACCGGTGTACCGGAAAAAGTTTATCAAGAGGTATGTGAAACTTTCTGTGCAACCGGTCGACCGGGCAAGGCAGGTAACGTTATCTATGCCATGGGTATTACCCAACATACCCACGGGGCCCAAAACGTTCGGGCTTTGGCTATCCTCCAGCTATTATTGGGTAACATCGGTATTCCCGGTGGCGGGGTAAATGCCCAGCGCGGCGAAAGTAACGTTCAGGGATCCACTGATCTGGCTATGCTCTACCACCTCTTGCCTGGGTATCTAGGAATGCCACGGGCTAACAAACATGCAAATTTACAGGAATACATTGAAAAAGAAACGCCCAAGAGCGGTTATTGGTCCAATAAGCCCAAATTTTTAATCAGCATGCTGAAGGCCTGGTACGGTGAAAAGGCCACCAAAGAGAATGATTTTTGCTTCGATTACCTTCCGAAATTAACTGCCGGGGAACATTCCCATATGGCAATTTTTCAGGATATGATGAGAGGCAAAATCAAGGGCATGTTTGCCTGGGGGCAAAATCCAGCCGTGGGTGGTCCCAATGCTTCCATGGAAAGAAAGGCCCTGGAAAAGTTAGATTGGCTGGTAGTTATTGACCTCTTTGAGACGGAAACCGCTGCATTCTGGAAAGCTCCGGGTGTTGATCCTAGAAAGATTGACACGGAAGTATTCTTACTACCGGCTGCTGCGTCCTACGAGAAGGAAGGGTCCATTACTAACAGTGGTAGGTGGATACAGTGGCGTTATCAAGCCATAAATCCCCCCGGAGATGCTAAGAGTGATTTATGGATTGCTGATCGGTTATTTAAAGCTGTCAGGGAACAGTACCGGAAAGACAAATCTGCTGTATTCCCTGAACCAATATTGAATATGGTATGGAACTATGACAAACCGGGCCAGGAGGAGCCCGATGTTGAACAGGTGGCCATCGAGCTTAACGGCTATGATGTTGCTACCGGCAAACCACTGAATAGTTTCGGAAAATTAAAAGATGACGGCTCTACGGCGTGCGGTATGT
This window contains:
- a CDS encoding cache domain-containing protein, yielding MRSLKQQLLFLVIGPLLLLSISTTFIIGIHMKDRAELAAITKAKSDLATGEAIIDLMYPGPWEVRDGVLYKGGVKINNNFIPVDFIANLTGDTVTIFLGDTRVSTTVRNKNGERAIGTKVSDIVATTVLKYGQEYLGEANVVGEYYQTAYKPIRNQQGNIIGMLYVGISKKFSNQMIRNSLITLVIISGGLTLLVALGAWYFTQQVIIGPLQKITMGTREVASGYLGNKLEIKSQNEIGELAAAFNQMVEGLQRLALQISKATGNAGNGAEGNLPDENGKKQSPGFNTEKADVEDELPKGLNEVTLRQILAFLESKDIAMSAEEVGEGVNLTRVTARRYLEYLEKNGHVEVELKYGTVGRPVKLYKKIS
- the fdnG gene encoding formate dehydrogenase-N subunit alpha; this translates as MAGLSRRAFLKSLGASTLGLSFLGGITDSADASQKSPIDLGPYRLKFTRETTTICPYCAVGCGIIVHTQEGKVVYTEGDPDHPINEGSLCPKGLSISDLSFIVDKNNKRVPNPRRLTKVLYRAPRSDRWEEKPWDWALNKIAERVKATRDATFEIKDENGVVVNRTQAIAHLGSASIDNEENYLMHKLARALGIINIEHHARLUHSTTVAGLANSFGRGAMTNHWIDYKNSDAFLVIGANPAENHPLAMKWINKARETRGAKLIVVDPRFSKTAAQADIYVRHRPGSDIAFINGLMNYAIQNNLYHHEYVVNYTNASFLVNPEYGFHDGLFSGFVDGKYDRNSWQYQKDGDEIKKDPTLQDPNCVFQLLKKHVSRYDIKTVSEITGVPEKVYQEVCETFCATGRPGKAGNVIYAMGITQHTHGAQNVRALAILQLLLGNIGIPGGGVNAQRGESNVQGSTDLAMLYHLLPGYLGMPRANKHANLQEYIEKETPKSGYWSNKPKFLISMLKAWYGEKATKENDFCFDYLPKLTAGEHSHMAIFQDMMRGKIKGMFAWGQNPAVGGPNASMERKALEKLDWLVVIDLFETETAAFWKAPGVDPRKIDTEVFLLPAAASYEKEGSITNSGRWIQWRYQAINPPGDAKSDLWIADRLFKAVREQYRKDKSAVFPEPILNMVWNYDKPGQEEPDVEQVAIELNGYDVATGKPLNSFGKLKDDGSTACGMWIYTGYYADREKPACKNRNPEKDGLGSNLGWAFAWPLNRRILYNRCATDPKGKPWNPKLPLFAWNGVDWVKNDVPDFNAKVSPEVSAANPFIMLPEGHGRLFTQGLKDGPIPEHYEPVESPVKNKMSSRQFNPCITFYGPELGELAEVGSDEYPYIATTHRLIEHYQSGAMTRNCPYLVELMPEMFVEISPNLARKLGIRNGDEVEVISKRGKIRAKACVTPIMRAVKVNGKECEVVGLPWHWGYQGLAPGSTANDLTPCVGDPNTAIPEYKAFLCNIKKV